The genomic interval TTATAGATCCTTGGCTAAACGCATTCCGGTAAACTGCCAGCGCTGGTGTGGGTAGAAAAAGTTTCGATAACTGGGCCTTATCTGCATGGCAGGCGTTACACACGAACCTCCCCGAAGTACATATTGTCCGCACATGAATTTGCCATTGTATTCGCCGACGGCACCTTCGGCGATTTTAAAACCTGGATACGGGGAATAAGGACTGGCGGTCCATTCCCAGACATCTCCATACAACTGTACCAGTCCCTGACCGGCAGAACATGATGGCCGCCAGCGTTGTGCTTCCAGATAATTACCGTTGGGGGAGTGTTGTCTTGCAGCCACTTCCCATTCCTGTTCTGTGACCAGTCGATAACCCGCCCATCGGGCAAAAGCATCTGCTTCGAAGTAGCTGATATGGCAGACCGGTGCATCCGCATCGATATCGAGTAATCCTGACAACGTAAACTGTTGCCAGTGACCTTCATTTTTTTGCCAGTATAAAGGAGCCCGCCATTGTTCTTTTTGAACCTGATGCCAGCCATCTGATAACCACAGGGTTGGAGTCTGATAACCTCCGTCATGAATAAAGTCCAGCCATTCGCGATTGCTGACCGGTCGGTTGGCGAGAGCAAATGGATGGACATATACGCTGTGTCTGGGCCCTTCACAGTCGAAATAGAACTCATCTCCAT from Gynuella sunshinyii YC6258 carries:
- the egtB gene encoding ergothioneine biosynthesis protein EgtB; protein product: MTDTLRLSLLQQFVAVRAATEELISNLSAEDMVVQSMPDASPTKWHLAHTTWFFEQFILKDYLSNYTEFEPDYNYLFNSYYENIGKRHARPMRGMLTRPGIDEILAYREAINETIIQLLDSHHSKHKRIEELVTLGLHHEMQHQELLMTDILHAFSLNPLLPALNPDRYDEPETSVEALSFHSFEPELTSIGAHGDEFYFDCEGPRHSVYVHPFALANRPVSNREWLDFIHDGGYQTPTLWLSDGWHQVQKEQWRAPLYWQKNEGHWQQFTLSGLLDIDADAPVCHISYFEADAFARWAGYRLVTEQEWEVAARQHSPNGNYLEAQRWRPSCSAGQGLVQLYGDVWEWTASPYSPYPGFKIAEGAVGEYNGKFMCGQYVLRGGSCVTPAMQIRPSYRNFFYPHQRWQFTGMRLAKDL